From Candidatus Neomarinimicrobiota bacterium, the proteins below share one genomic window:
- the gatA gene encoding Asp-tRNA(Asn)/Glu-tRNA(Gln) amidotransferase subunit GatA produces the protein MKEMTKSSLRERTINIIEKIRKNNPYNAFINVVNDAVEIAAMIENKITQGKAGKLAGKIIGIKDNICVKGYPTTCASRILENFIPPYNATVVEKIIAEDGLIIGKTNLDEFAMGSSTEHSYFGPTRNPVNEKMVPGGSSGGSAAAVAGRLVDMALGSDTGGSIRQPASFCGVVGIKPTYGRVSRYGLVAFASSLDQIGVFAKNIYDTALLLQIISGYDVMDSTSVDVPVDNYIENLERDINGIKIGVPKEYFEEGLDKEIEDRIKYYINELEKRGAEIVNISLPHTKYTIATYYIIATAEASSNLARYDGVKYGLSVRKGNLISMYNDTRHDGFGNEVKRRIMLGTYVLSAGYYEAYYNKAQRVRKLIKDDFVEAFKNVDIILTPTSPTTAFEIGSKVEDPLSMYLSDIYTTSASLAGLPAMNIPAGKSKDGLPIGIQLIADYFKEETIFQVGHYIESEIGF, from the coding sequence ATGAAAGAAATGACTAAGTCCTCTCTACGGGAAAGAACTATTAATATAATTGAAAAAATAAGGAAAAATAATCCATACAATGCTTTTATTAATGTAGTAAATGATGCTGTTGAAATTGCAGCCATGATAGAAAATAAAATCACTCAAGGAAAAGCTGGTAAGTTAGCTGGCAAGATTATTGGTATAAAAGATAATATATGTGTAAAAGGTTATCCGACAACTTGTGCCTCCCGTATACTGGAGAATTTCATCCCGCCGTATAATGCGACGGTCGTGGAAAAAATAATAGCTGAGGATGGACTTATTATAGGTAAGACGAATCTTGATGAATTTGCAATGGGTTCATCAACGGAGCACTCTTATTTCGGTCCTACAAGAAATCCTGTAAATGAAAAGATGGTTCCTGGTGGATCAAGTGGTGGGTCAGCTGCCGCGGTTGCAGGAAGACTTGTTGATATGGCACTTGGTTCTGATACTGGCGGTTCTATAAGACAGCCTGCTTCATTTTGTGGAGTAGTGGGAATAAAACCTACTTATGGGAGGGTATCGAGATATGGTTTGGTTGCCTTTGCTTCCAGTTTGGATCAGATAGGAGTGTTTGCGAAAAATATATATGATACGGCATTGCTACTGCAAATAATATCAGGATATGATGTAATGGATTCCACAAGCGTGGATGTTCCTGTCGATAATTATATAGAAAATTTGGAGAGGGATATTAATGGAATAAAAATTGGCGTGCCAAAAGAGTATTTTGAAGAAGGGCTGGATAAAGAAATAGAGGATAGGATTAAATATTATATAAATGAATTGGAGAAAAGAGGCGCTGAGATAGTAAATATTAGCCTTCCCCATACAAAATATACAATAGCAACTTATTATATAATTGCAACAGCAGAAGCATCTTCCAATCTTGCGCGTTATGATGGTGTCAAATATGGACTGAGCGTAAGGAAAGGTAATCTAATTAGCATGTATAATGATACACGACATGATGGTTTTGGTAATGAGGTAAAAAGACGTATTATGCTAGGTACGTATGTACTCTCAGCTGGTTATTATGAAGCATATTACAATAAAGCTCAGCGTGTAAGAAAACTGATTAAAGACGATTTTGTGGAAGCATTTAAAAATGTGGATATTATATTAACACCAACAAGCCCAACAACGGCATTTGAGATAGGTAGTAAGGTTGAGGATCCTCTATCTATGTATCTTAGTGATATTTATACTACATCTGCAAGCCTTGCCGGATTGCCTGCTATGAATATCCCTGCAGGTAAGTCCAAGGATGGTCTACCTATAGGAATTCAGCTTATTGCTGATTATTTTAAAGAAGAAACAATTTTTCAGGTTGGTCATTATATAGAGTCAGAAATTGGCTTTTGA
- the tatA gene encoding twin-arginine translocase TatA/TatE family subunit has protein sequence MFGNLGFGEILLILLVLLLLFGAKRLPELARGLGKSLKEFKKATKEIEEEINESIKEDKYIEPPKKEKESEKKE, from the coding sequence ATGTTTGGAAACCTTGGATTTGGAGAGATATTGCTGATACTTTTAGTACTGCTATTGCTTTTTGGTGCAAAGAGATTACCAGAACTTGCGAGAGGGCTCGGTAAGAGCTTAAAAGAGTTTAAAAAAGCCACAAAGGAAATTGAAGAAGAGATAAACGAATCGATCAAGGAAGATAAGTATATAGAGCCACCAAAGAAAGAGAAAGAGTCAGAGAAAAAAGAATAA
- a CDS encoding DUF4321 domain-containing protein, with the protein MIGSLFGEIIKYALPDGVVKDVFLRSIDIMLGPSVVDLVLFSLTIGFTLKLNLIGIIGLLVAYYLLRFWR; encoded by the coding sequence ATGATTGGTTCATTATTTGGAGAAATTATAAAATATGCTTTACCTGACGGTGTCGTTAAGGATGTATTCTTGAGGTCTATTGATATCATGCTTGGTCCGAGTGTAGTTGATCTGGTTTTATTTTCTCTAACAATTGGCTTTACTTTAAAATTGAACCTTATAGGTATAATTGGTCTTTTAGTGGCCTATTACCTTTTAAGGTTCTGGAGATAA
- the purQ gene encoding phosphoribosylformylglycinamidine synthase I, with amino-acid sequence MKVGIVVFPGSNCDYDSYYVFRKILKVQTNLIWHKESDLRGYDAIILPGGFSYGDYLRAGAIARFSPVMQEVMRLAKRGNPIMGICNGFQILLEAGLLPGALIPNNGMRFRCEEVYIRVSNKDTIFTRNLKDGQVLKMPIAHYSGNYFADDNTVKELQDNGRIVFQYCDSDGNVTDLANPNGSILNIAGILNKEGNVLGMMPHPERASEKILGSDDGLGIFKSLIGKN; translated from the coding sequence ATGAAAGTAGGAATTGTGGTTTTTCCTGGATCAAATTGCGATTATGATTCTTATTACGTTTTTAGGAAAATATTAAAGGTTCAAACCAATCTAATATGGCATAAGGAATCAGATTTACGTGGTTACGACGCAATTATATTACCAGGTGGATTTTCCTATGGTGATTACCTTAGGGCAGGCGCTATAGCGAGGTTTTCCCCTGTAATGCAGGAAGTTATGAGACTGGCAAAGCGTGGGAATCCAATTATGGGTATATGTAATGGATTTCAAATATTGCTTGAGGCAGGTTTGCTTCCTGGTGCATTAATTCCAAATAATGGAATGAGATTTAGATGTGAAGAGGTATATATAAGGGTTTCAAATAAAGATACTATTTTCACAAGAAATCTAAAAGATGGACAGGTATTGAAAATGCCTATTGCTCACTATAGCGGTAATTATTTCGCAGATGATAATACTGTAAAGGAATTACAGGATAATGGCAGAATAGTATTTCAGTACTGTGACAGTGACGGAAACGTCACTGATCTGGCGAATCCAAACGGATCAATCTTGAATATTGCAGGGATACTAAATAAAGAGGGTAATGTACTTGGTATGATGCCACATCCCGAAAGAGCATCGGAAAAAATACTTGGTTCTGATGATGGGTTGGGAATTTTTAAATCTTTGATTGGGAAGAATTAA
- the purS gene encoding phosphoribosylformylglycinamidine synthase subunit PurS has protein sequence MVKAKIIVRYKPGILDPEGKTINNALKSLGFEGIEEVHTGKYFELSFGSGIDVNKAKEVTKNACDRLLANPVIQSYEFEVVEEGK, from the coding sequence ATGGTTAAAGCTAAAATTATAGTCAGATACAAACCTGGAATACTGGATCCGGAAGGGAAAACAATAAATAATGCTTTAAAGTCGCTGGGATTTGAGGGAATTGAGGAAGTTCATACAGGTAAATACTTCGAGTTGAGTTTTGGGTCAGGTATAGATGTTAATAAAGCAAAAGAGGTTACAAAGAATGCTTGTGATAGGCTGCTTGCTAATCCCGTTATTCAGAGTTATGAATTTGAAGTTGTTGAGGAAGGGAAATGA
- the pssA gene encoding CDP-diacylglycerol--serine O-phosphatidyltransferase, which yields MRLKTSFIPSLFTILNLFSGFFAITKVIEGAYISAIILIILASIFDALDGKVARLIGKDSRFGIEFDSLADIVSFCLAPSILIYNVYLSELEIVGAMIAFFPLLFGAIRLARFNVIAQSTGRKSYYLGLPVPVSAITMTSYLWFNYSIYKNYGDPRILLPMVVTLSFLMVSKIRFSLLPHISFKRSIHYSIRSAIILLIFISMVIKPGFVIFPFFTLFIVYHIINWMNGYEEPRIVIARRRGERNG from the coding sequence TTGAGACTTAAGACCTCATTTATACCCAGTTTATTTACTATATTGAATTTATTCTCGGGCTTTTTTGCTATTACAAAGGTGATTGAGGGAGCTTATATTTCTGCAATCATATTGATAATACTTGCTTCAATTTTTGATGCTCTGGATGGTAAGGTAGCCAGATTAATTGGGAAAGATTCAAGGTTTGGGATAGAGTTTGACTCTCTTGCTGATATAGTTTCATTTTGTCTCGCTCCATCTATATTGATTTATAATGTGTATTTGTCCGAACTCGAGATAGTTGGTGCAATGATAGCCTTTTTCCCTCTACTTTTTGGGGCTATTAGACTTGCTCGCTTCAATGTTATTGCTCAGTCAACAGGAAGAAAAAGCTATTATCTTGGTTTGCCGGTGCCAGTAAGTGCGATTACTATGACTTCTTACCTGTGGTTCAATTATAGCATTTATAAAAATTACGGTGATCCGAGGATACTTCTTCCGATGGTTGTTACTCTTTCATTTCTTATGGTGAGCAAAATTAGATTTAGCCTGCTTCCACATATAAGTTTTAAGAGAAGTATTCATTATTCTATTAGATCGGCTATTATTTTATTAATTTTTATTTCTATGGTTATTAAACCTGGTTTTGTGATATTTCCATTTTTCACTCTATTCATCGTATATCATATAATAAATTGGATGAATGGATATGAAGAACCCAGGATTGTTATTGCGAGAAGAAGGGGAGAAAGAAATGGTTAA
- a CDS encoding phosphatidylserine decarboxylase family protein, which yields MKIAKEGVKIIFPSFLLSFTLAILMIFIKSDIINVLFIISLFLFGFTIYFFRDPERIIPGGDKIIVSPADGRIIKIEEVNDHFCGNSILISIFMSLFDVHVNRAPLPGTVKKIEYKEGKFIAAYKKKADKENEKNVIYFNNGKYNFVVKQIAGVIARRIVSYVCEDDKVLKGQRIGMIMFGSRVDLIIPITSSINVSIGQKVKAGQTIIGEIN from the coding sequence ATGAAAATTGCTAAAGAGGGTGTTAAAATAATTTTTCCTTCTTTTTTATTGTCGTTTACTCTTGCTATACTGATGATATTTATAAAATCGGATATTATAAATGTTCTTTTTATCATTTCGCTTTTCCTATTTGGTTTTACCATTTATTTCTTCCGTGACCCTGAGAGAATTATACCTGGTGGGGACAAAATTATAGTATCTCCTGCTGATGGGAGAATAATAAAAATTGAAGAGGTTAATGACCACTTCTGCGGTAATTCGATTTTAATTTCGATTTTTATGTCTTTATTCGATGTTCATGTTAATAGGGCACCTCTTCCTGGAACCGTGAAAAAAATAGAATATAAGGAAGGGAAATTCATTGCTGCTTATAAAAAAAAGGCTGATAAAGAAAATGAAAAAAACGTAATATATTTCAATAATGGAAAGTACAATTTTGTAGTTAAACAAATCGCTGGTGTAATTGCAAGACGTATTGTAAGTTATGTTTGTGAGGATGATAAAGTTTTGAAGGGGCAGAGAATCGGTATGATTATGTTTGGATCGAGAGTCGATTTGATAATTCCTATTACTTCGAGCATTAATGTAAGTATAGGTCAGAAAGTAAAAGCAGGTCAAACTATTATAGGAGAAATAAATTGA
- a CDS encoding adenylosuccinate lyase produces MIERYTLPEMGNIWSEENKFRTWLKVEVEVCRVYKDMGKLPEKDFRIIEEKANFNVDRIKQIEEEVRHDVIAFLSNVAEYVGPSSRFIHMGMTSSDLLDTALSLQIKEASELIQKRLNKLLEILKEKAFKYKNLIMIGRTHGIHAEPITFGLKFLIWYEELKRNIERFKLAVEQISFGKISGAVGTYFYIDHEVEKRVCKNLGLKPASISNQVLQRDRHAFFINTIALIGALLEKIALEIRHLQRTEVLEAEEPFGRRQKGSSAMPHKRNPVMCERICGLSRLLRGYSLTAMENIALWHERDISHSSTERVIIPDACIVIDFMLNDMIKILSGLAVYPENMKRNLNLTKGLIYSQGVLLKLVEAGFTREQAYEIVQKNAMEAWRTKKDFLELLLKDSNVRARIKKDELKEVFNESRILKKVDYIYENVLGNS; encoded by the coding sequence ATGATTGAAAGATATACTTTGCCTGAAATGGGGAATATATGGAGTGAGGAGAACAAATTTCGTACCTGGTTAAAGGTAGAGGTTGAAGTATGTCGAGTATACAAAGATATGGGCAAGTTACCAGAAAAAGATTTCAGGATTATTGAAGAGAAAGCAAACTTTAACGTTGATAGGATAAAGCAAATAGAGGAAGAGGTAAGACATGATGTTATTGCATTTCTTAGCAATGTAGCTGAATATGTGGGTCCCTCTTCAAGATTTATTCATATGGGGATGACCTCATCAGATTTGCTTGACACAGCTCTTTCACTTCAAATTAAAGAGGCATCAGAGTTGATTCAAAAAAGACTTAACAAACTCCTAGAAATTCTGAAAGAGAAAGCTTTTAAATATAAAAACTTGATAATGATTGGGAGAACTCATGGTATACATGCAGAACCGATAACATTTGGGTTGAAATTTTTAATTTGGTATGAGGAGTTGAAAAGAAATATTGAGCGATTTAAACTTGCAGTAGAGCAGATAAGTTTTGGGAAAATCTCAGGTGCAGTTGGTACATATTTTTATATTGACCATGAGGTAGAAAAAAGGGTATGTAAGAATCTAGGACTAAAACCTGCCTCAATATCAAATCAGGTATTACAAAGAGATAGGCATGCTTTCTTTATAAATACGATAGCACTAATAGGAGCACTTCTGGAGAAAATTGCTCTTGAAATAAGACATCTGCAAAGAACAGAGGTACTAGAAGCAGAGGAACCATTTGGTAGAAGACAAAAAGGTTCTTCAGCAATGCCACATAAAAGAAATCCCGTAATGTGTGAGCGCATCTGTGGATTATCTAGATTATTAAGAGGGTATAGCCTGACTGCAATGGAGAATATAGCTCTCTGGCACGAGAGGGATATATCGCACTCATCCACTGAAAGAGTGATAATTCCAGATGCGTGCATAGTTATAGATTTTATGCTAAATGATATGATAAAAATACTATCTGGACTTGCTGTATATCCCGAGAATATGAAGAGGAATTTGAATCTTACAAAAGGACTTATATACTCACAGGGGGTACTTCTTAAATTAGTAGAGGCGGGATTTACAAGAGAACAAGCATACGAAATAGTTCAGAAAAATGCAATGGAAGCATGGAGAACAAAGAAAGATTTTTTAGAATTATTACTGAAGGATAGTAATGTTAGAGCTAGGATTAAAAAGGATGAACTAAAGGAAGTTTTTAATGAGAGTAGAATTCTTAAAAAAGTTGATTATATTTATGAGAATGTTTTAGGGAATTCGTAG
- a CDS encoding trypsin-like peptidase domain-containing protein, which produces MKFKILINIFVLIVLVYAQSDIDCSRRNAITRAIEDVGPAVAGINVIAIQEYVTGSFFDDPLLRFLFPEQIIRRRVQSLGSGFIISSNGYIVTNAHVIENAEKVVVSLVGGREFEAKIVGVDNLTDIALLKIDGKNFKYAKLGDSDDIIVGEWVVALGNPFGLFNVAHNPVATVGIVSGVDIDFGKQESGRVYQDMIQTDASINAGNSGGPLVNVNGEVIGINTFIFTGSALSEGSIGIGFAIPINRVKVVVEELKKYGKVDRSFRTGLTVQDIDVFLARYLGLEEVAGVIVTNVKKGSSAEKAGIKIGDILIQINNRKIKNKYDIIDEIQENFYKRGDIVKFVGIRDGKRIEFQLVLE; this is translated from the coding sequence ATGAAATTTAAGATTTTAATTAACATATTTGTACTAATAGTTTTAGTTTATGCCCAGAGTGATATAGACTGTTCTCGAAGAAATGCAATAACTCGTGCTATTGAAGATGTTGGTCCAGCTGTTGCGGGGATAAATGTTATAGCTATCCAGGAGTATGTGACAGGTTCATTTTTTGATGATCCACTATTGCGGTTTTTGTTCCCGGAGCAAATCATAAGAAGGAGAGTTCAAAGTTTGGGCTCTGGATTTATAATAAGTTCTAATGGTTATATAGTAACAAATGCACATGTAATAGAAAATGCGGAAAAAGTTGTTGTATCCTTAGTGGGAGGTAGAGAATTTGAAGCAAAGATAGTCGGGGTGGATAATCTCACGGATATAGCACTACTCAAAATAGATGGTAAAAATTTTAAATACGCAAAGCTTGGTGATTCCGACGATATAATTGTTGGTGAATGGGTCGTGGCACTAGGCAATCCCTTTGGACTTTTTAATGTTGCTCACAATCCTGTAGCAACTGTTGGTATAGTTTCTGGCGTGGACATTGATTTTGGAAAGCAGGAAAGTGGAAGAGTCTATCAGGATATGATACAGACAGATGCATCTATAAATGCGGGCAATAGCGGTGGACCCCTTGTTAATGTGAATGGTGAGGTAATTGGAATAAATACTTTCATTTTTACAGGAAGTGCTTTGAGCGAAGGATCAATAGGGATTGGATTTGCAATTCCTATAAATAGAGTCAAGGTAGTTGTGGAAGAATTGAAGAAATATGGGAAAGTGGACCGATCATTCAGAACAGGTCTGACTGTTCAGGATATAGATGTTTTTCTTGCAAGGTATCTTGGGCTGGAAGAAGTGGCTGGAGTGATCGTGACCAATGTAAAAAAGGGAAGCTCAGCTGAAAAAGCGGGAATAAAAATTGGCGATATATTAATACAAATAAACAATAGGAAAATAAAAAACAAGTATGATATAATAGATGAGATACAGGAGAATTTTTATAAGAGAGGAGACATTGTAAAATTTGTTGGTATCAGAGATGGAAAAAGGATAGAATTTCAATTAGTGCTTGAATAG
- the fsa gene encoding fructose-6-phosphate aldolase — MKIFIDTANIEQIKMAQSWGILDGVTTNPTLLSREKGNFREILKDICGIVDGPVSAEVVSLDAEGMVKEARELAKIGDNIVIKIPITLEGLKAIKILTSEGIKTNTTLVFSSLQAILTAKAGSTYVSPFVGRLDDISHIGMELVEQIVQIYRNYNFKTQVIVASIRNPLHIVEAALIGADICTIPFTVLEKMIKHPLTDMGINRFLEDWRKVGK; from the coding sequence ATGAAAATTTTTATCGATACTGCGAATATTGAACAGATAAAAATGGCCCAATCATGGGGTATACTTGATGGTGTGACGACAAATCCTACTTTATTAAGTAGGGAAAAAGGTAATTTCAGGGAGATTTTGAAGGATATTTGCGGTATAGTTGATGGTCCTGTAAGTGCTGAGGTCGTAAGTCTTGATGCAGAAGGAATGGTAAAAGAGGCAAGGGAGCTGGCAAAAATAGGTGATAATATAGTCATAAAAATTCCAATTACTCTTGAGGGGTTAAAAGCTATAAAAATTCTCACTTCAGAAGGAATAAAAACAAACACGACACTTGTTTTTTCTTCTCTGCAGGCAATACTTACTGCAAAAGCTGGTTCGACATATGTATCACCTTTTGTGGGGCGCCTGGATGATATAAGTCATATAGGAATGGAGTTAGTAGAACAGATAGTACAGATTTATAGAAATTATAATTTTAAAACTCAGGTTATAGTAGCAAGTATTAGAAATCCTCTTCATATTGTTGAAGCTGCGTTAATTGGAGCTGATATTTGTACTATTCCATTTACAGTGCTGGAGAAGATGATAAAGCATCCATTGACAGATATGGGTATAAATAGATTCCTTGAAGACTGGAGAAAAGTGGGAAAATGA
- the truA gene encoding tRNA pseudouridine(38-40) synthase TruA yields MSKRFKIIVEYDGTNYAGWQRQKSSRTIQQAIEDALQPLGSGERVNVVGAGRTDAGVHALGQVAHFDLNTNLSVEKVRIVINSGTPPDINVKSCEEVDKKFHARFSAKKRTYIYKITKNYSPFERIYSWKPHFEFDFNKLKICSDMILGRRNFERFCKSTCVVKNKECNVIESFWKDEGDFFIYTISANRFLQTMVRMLVGTMIEVARGRYTIEDFKNLLENKDNRVQVISAPARGLFLKEVVY; encoded by the coding sequence ATGTCTAAAAGGTTTAAAATAATAGTCGAATACGACGGTACAAATTATGCTGGATGGCAGAGGCAAAAAAGCTCAAGAACAATCCAGCAGGCAATAGAAGATGCATTACAACCTCTTGGTAGTGGGGAAAGGGTGAACGTGGTAGGGGCGGGAAGAACTGATGCAGGAGTGCATGCTCTCGGACAGGTAGCACATTTTGATCTTAATACTAATTTATCGGTTGAAAAGGTAAGAATAGTAATCAACTCTGGAACACCACCAGATATAAATGTAAAGTCCTGTGAGGAAGTAGATAAGAAGTTTCATGCCCGCTTTTCGGCAAAGAAGCGGACCTATATTTATAAAATAACTAAAAACTATAGTCCTTTTGAAAGAATATATAGCTGGAAGCCACATTTCGAGTTTGATTTCAATAAGCTTAAAATCTGTAGTGATATGATATTAGGTAGGCGAAATTTTGAAAGATTTTGCAAATCTACCTGTGTAGTTAAAAACAAAGAATGTAATGTTATTGAATCTTTTTGGAAAGATGAAGGTGATTTTTTCATTTATACAATTTCAGCAAATAGATTCTTACAGACAATGGTACGAATGTTGGTTGGAACAATGATTGAAGTTGCCCGAGGTCGTTATACAATTGAGGACTTCAAAAATCTACTTGAAAATAAGGATAATAGAGTGCAAGTTATAAGTGCACCAGCCAGAGGTTTATTCTTGAAAGAGGTAGTTTATTAG
- a CDS encoding energy-coupling factor transporter transmembrane protein EcfT: MVKFDPRVKLFIIIALLVIIFVKTNLLFQSIILLLFVLFLIVSKYLNRVIDSVRLFLVFIPLTLTIHVIFTSLNFSIGGVRFTFSYEGLLVSIMFTIRLLNLFLVSGFAFNWINGIELIDSVYSILCPLKKLKFPVDDLFMIIFIGIRFFPIVKREVKDIDQSYRNFFNVDRNSTVIGRIKEFKNILSPLMVYILKKADTLSLSMYIRGYGKGKRTYYKRLKFVLKDWILFLLITSFAITIIYV, from the coding sequence ATGGTAAAATTTGATCCCAGAGTCAAGCTCTTCATAATTATTGCTTTGCTGGTAATTATTTTTGTAAAGACAAATTTATTATTCCAATCCATTATTTTGCTTTTATTTGTACTGTTTTTAATCGTAAGTAAATATTTAAATAGAGTCATAGATTCAGTCAGGCTTTTTCTGGTATTTATTCCGTTGACACTGACTATACATGTGATTTTTACCTCACTTAATTTTTCAATAGGAGGGGTTAGATTTACCTTTAGCTATGAAGGATTATTAGTCTCCATTATGTTTACAATCAGATTATTAAATCTATTTTTAGTATCCGGGTTTGCGTTCAACTGGATAAATGGAATTGAACTGATTGATTCGGTCTATTCTATATTGTGTCCATTAAAGAAGCTGAAGTTTCCAGTTGATGATCTTTTCATGATAATTTTTATTGGTATTAGATTTTTTCCTATAGTTAAAAGGGAGGTGAAGGATATTGACCAGAGTTATAGGAATTTTTTTAATGTTGATCGGAACAGTACGGTAATTGGTAGAATCAAAGAGTTTAAAAATATCCTATCTCCTTTGATGGTGTATATCTTGAAAAAAGCAGATACTCTCTCTTTATCGATGTACATTAGAGGATATGGAAAGGGAAAGCGTACTTATTATAAAAGATTGAAATTTGTTTTAAAGGATTGGATTTTATTTTTATTGATCACTTCATTTGCAATTACAATCATATATGTCTAA
- the lnt gene encoding apolipoprotein N-acyltransferase, with translation MIVKKIFNRLHPNILVIISGILVITGFPPLKLGFISYMALIPLIYAFERDKFNLGVEKGFLFGVMLNLGILYWLSLNKGTEWYWAVLSMISAVLFLSLNYAMIGFIFGLLGKKLGAIKAIALLPVIWVSIEYLRSLGRFGFTWNNLCYTQLYFLPLIQISDIFGSFGLSFFVVMVNSILYLLFFKNISLRARKILLSFICISFAIVFIYGIIRISMYSEKSNKGKFIRVGIVQPNIDPNEKWTKIYYDDVMNTLYNYTDSVAEHNVNLVVWPETAVPVYLRLNQHGEMVRIRNKMKEHKVYLLTGVPDFKRIGGEYKYYNSAFLIPPDEGSIPTYSKLRLVPLGEYIPLSSVFPELGNINFGQGNFESGDSITIFKINTSNTSDTNSKSEVKFTVAICYESSFPDIVRKGVKKGSEMLVVISNDAWFGMTSAPYLHAEISRFRAVENRIPVVRAANTGVSMIIMPDGKVKRKIGFNKKGYLVADVLTGTGSLNTKIGDWFSILNTITLAVLIVAIFIKRKEENR, from the coding sequence ATGATAGTGAAGAAGATTTTTAACAGGCTGCATCCAAACATTCTTGTAATAATATCTGGAATTCTTGTCATTACTGGATTTCCTCCACTCAAGCTTGGTTTTATATCGTATATGGCATTGATTCCCTTAATCTATGCTTTTGAAAGAGATAAATTCAACCTAGGGGTTGAAAAGGGATTTTTATTCGGAGTAATGTTGAATCTTGGAATATTATATTGGCTTTCATTAAATAAAGGTACAGAATGGTATTGGGCGGTGCTATCTATGATTTCTGCTGTGCTTTTCCTTTCATTGAATTATGCTATGATAGGCTTTATCTTTGGTCTGCTAGGAAAAAAGCTTGGTGCGATTAAAGCTATTGCACTGCTTCCCGTCATCTGGGTTAGCATTGAATATTTGAGGTCGCTGGGAAGGTTCGGTTTCACATGGAATAATCTCTGCTATACGCAGTTGTATTTTTTACCATTAATCCAGATTTCTGATATTTTTGGGTCATTTGGATTGAGTTTTTTTGTGGTAATGGTTAATTCTATATTATATCTTTTGTTTTTTAAGAATATTAGTCTTAGAGCAAGGAAAATTCTTCTGAGCTTTATTTGCATTTCTTTCGCCATAGTTTTTATTTATGGAATCATCAGAATATCAATGTATTCTGAAAAATCGAACAAAGGGAAATTCATTCGAGTTGGGATTGTACAGCCGAACATTGATCCAAACGAAAAGTGGACTAAAATTTATTACGATGATGTTATGAATACTTTATATAACTACACGGATTCGGTTGCAGAGCATAATGTGAATCTGGTAGTCTGGCCTGAGACTGCAGTTCCTGTATATCTGCGTCTAAACCAGCACGGTGAAATGGTAAGAATTAGAAATAAAATGAAAGAGCATAAGGTTTATTTATTGACTGGTGTACCTGATTTTAAAAGAATAGGCGGAGAGTACAAATATTATAACTCTGCTTTCCTTATACCACCTGATGAGGGAAGTATTCCTACTTACAGTAAATTGAGGCTGGTTCCTCTTGGAGAATATATCCCTTTATCAAGTGTATTCCCAGAGTTAGGAAATATAAATTTTGGACAGGGTAATTTTGAATCGGGTGATAGTATTACTATATTTAAAATAAATACTAGTAATACATCAGACACCAACAGTAAAAGTGAGGTGAAGTTCACTGTTGCTATCTGTTATGAATCATCATTTCCAGATATTGTAAGAAAAGGGGTAAAAAAAGGTTCTGAAATGCTTGTAGTCATATCAAATGACGCTTGGTTTGGTATGACTTCAGCTCCTTATCTCCACGCTGAAATATCCAGATTTAGAGCTGTTGAGAATAGAATTCCTGTGGTAAGAGCAGCGAATACTGGGGTATCAATGATTATAATGCCAGATGGAAAGGTTAAGAGAAAGATAGGTTTTAATAAGAAAGGTTATTTAGTAGCTGATGTTTTAACAGGTACAGGAAGTTTGAATACTAAAATAGGGGATTGGTTTTCTATACTCAATACAATAACTTTGGCTGTGTTGATTGTTGCTATATTTATAAAGAGGAAGGAAGAGAATCGATGA